A genome region from Paralichthys olivaceus isolate ysfri-2021 chromosome 6, ASM2471397v2, whole genome shotgun sequence includes the following:
- the irak1 gene encoding interleukin-1 receptor-associated kinase 1 isoform X2, whose product MSGGDPRGQFLYKLPPKVLWDFCRVMDGLSDLDWTNFASEVLCDQTEVRLAERNERRTDWVMNQWSNRNGRVGELIDLLERLQLFRPQDVILSWTSVLKPVSPPPPPPEFSSSQFDPPPKPSVAPSTESTRRLTDKGGGRPLPRPAPPPSNLRSECHSSHPEATPVVVCGSGGGVMCWSYDEVHARTHGFSTSLQVGEGGFGVVYRATLGNTDCAVKRLKQDCVLDLTFLKQTFQTEVEKLSKFRHPNIVDLLGVCEGGGSLCLIYSYMDNRSLEEQLHNQCDVLTWCQRLSIVKDVSSALAFLHSPPDRHAPLIHGDVKSSNILLDRHLVAKLADFGLARFGSSKSTRSPATRTVSVGKTETVRGTLAYLPDEYVRKGELGTEVDVYSFGVVLLEVLTGRRALERDGKSGERYLKDLVEEVEDSLTGSCAAMWKKQLDQRLTTGGAAEPAEWMTVLALACICLEKNRKKRPAISEVFEKLKDVHNLVTGTNSSSSSLHHPLPPHPHYSSPSLPRPSMSINSRVEALSKKISKLGPLEDPARPTQPSSSCVGPCETDESQGFSQFRSDRTSSTSLSTRDQHHCGPSEFTSVPTEDQYNFPPQPSCSNNKPGAWALTGPDDQGQNSARLYGVPEYLSPAGSLQSQSSSLGPSGQNEQKRTELLSSDDLYGEGGAAGSRRPEESDELDYLPAKHD is encoded by the exons ATGTCGGGGGGAGACCCGAGGGGACAGTTTCTCTATAAACTACCGCCCAAAGTCCTCTGGGACTTCTGCCGGGTCATGGACGGACTGTCAGACCTGGACTGGACCAACTTCG cctcggAGGTCCTGTGCGATCAGACCGAAGTGCGATTGGCTGAGAGGAACGAGAGGCGGACCGACTGGGTGATGAACCAATGGAGTAACAGGAACGGTCGAGTCGGGGAGCTGATTGACCTATTAGAGCGTCTGCAGCTGTTCCGACCCCAAGATGTCATCCTCAGCT ggacATCCGTTCTGAAGCCGGTCtcgccccccccaccccctcctgaattctcttcctctcagttCGACCCCCCTCCCAAACCATCTGTGGCCCCGTCCACTGAGAGCACCCGCAGACTGACag ataaaggaggaggaagaccaCTCCCGCGACCTGCCCCGCCCCCCTCCAATCTGCGGTCTGAATGCCACTCATCACACCCAGag GCAACCCCGGTGGTAGTGTGTGGCAGCGGAGGCGGGGTGATGTGCTGGTCATATGACGAGGTTCATGCTCGGACACATGGGTTCTCCACCTCCCTGCAGGTGGGCGAGGGGGGGTTTGGAGTTGTTTACAGAGCGACTCTGGGAAACACAGATTGCGCCGTCAAGAGACTTAAACag GACTGTGTGTTGGACTTGACTTTTCTGAAACAAACTTTCCAGACAGAAGTGGAGAAACTTTCAAA gttcagaCATCCAAACATCGTGGATCTGCTCGGTGTCTGTGAAGGAGGAGGATCGTTGTGTCTCATCTACAGCTACATGGACAACAGatcactggaggagcagctaCACaac cagTGTGATGTCCTCACCTGGTGTCAGAGACTCAGTATTGTTAAAGATGTGTCTTCAGCATTGGCGTTTCTCCACTCCCCCCCCGACAGACACGCACCGCTTATTCACGGAGACGTCAAGAG ctCTAACATCCTGTTGGACCGCCACCTGGTGGCAAAGCTGGCAGACTTCGGTCTGGCTCGGTTTGGGTCTAGCAAGTCAACGAGAAGCCCTGCCACTCGGACGGTGTCAGTGGGTAAAACAGAGACGGTCAGAGGAACGCTGGCGTATCTGCCTGACGAGTATGTGAGGAAGGGAGAGCTGGGGACCGAGGTGGATGTCTACAGCTTTGGAGTG gtgtTGTTGGAGGTGTTGACTGGACGTCGTGCTCTGGAGAGAGACGGGAAGTCAGGAGAGAGATACCTG AAAGACCTGGTGGAGGAGGTTGAGGACAGTCTGACTGGCTCGTGTGCAGCAATGTGGAAGAAGCAGCTGGACCAGCGGCTAACAACAG GGGGCGCTGCAGAGCCTGCTGAGTGGATGACTGTGTTGGCTCTGGCCTGCATCTGTTTGGAAAAGAACAGGAAGAAGAGGCCGGCGATAAGCGAG GTCTTTGAAAAACTCAAGGATGTCCACAACCTGGTGACAGGGAccaactcttcctcctcttccctccatcACCCTCTTCCCCCTCACCCTCATTACTCCTCCCCGTCCCTCCCCCGTCCCTCTATGTCCATCAACTCCAGAGTAGAAGCTCTATCCAAAAAGATCTCCAAACTGGGACCACTGGAGGACCCCGCCCGGCCAACCCAGCCCTCCTCCTCTTGTGTTGGCCCCTGTGAGACTGATGAGAGTCAAGGATTCTCTCAGTTCAGATCAGACAGGACCAGCTCCACCTCTCTGTCCACCAGAGACCAGCATCACTGTGGCCCCTCAGAGTTCACGTCTGTCCCCACTGAGGACCAGTACAACTTCCCTCCTCAGCCAAGCTGCTCCAACAACAAGCCAGGGGCCTGGGCTCTCACAGGGCCTGACGACCAAGGTCAGAACTCAGCGCGGCTTTACGGTGTCCCAGAATACCTCTCTCCTGCAGGGTCCCTGCAGTCGCAGTCCTCGTCCCTGGGGCCCTCAG gtCAGAACGAGCAGAAGAGGACGGAGCTTCTTTCGTCTGATGACCTCT ATGGAGAGGGCGGGGCTGCGGGCTCCAGACGACCCGAGGAGAGCGATGAGCTCGATTACCTTCCTGCCAAACACGACTGA
- the irak1 gene encoding interleukin-1 receptor-associated kinase 1 isoform X3 — protein MSGGDPRGQFLYKLPPKVLWDFCRVMDGLSDLDWTNFASEVLCDQTEVRLAERNERRTDWVMNQWSNRNGRVGELIDLLERLQLFRPQDVILSWTSVLKPVSPPPPPPEFSSSQFDPPPKPSVAPSTESTRRLTEDKGGGRPLPRPAPPPSNLRSECHSSHPEATPVVVCGSGGGVMCWSYDEVHARTHGFSTSLQVGEGGFGVVYRATLGNTDCAVKRLKQDCVLDLTFLKQTFQTEVEKLSKFRHPNIVDLLGVCEGGGSLCLIYSYMDNRSLEEQLHNCDVLTWCQRLSIVKDVSSALAFLHSPPDRHAPLIHGDVKSSNILLDRHLVAKLADFGLARFGSSKSTRSPATRTVSVGKTETVRGTLAYLPDEYVRKGELGTEVDVYSFGVVLLEVLTGRRALERDGKSGERYLKDLVEEVEDSLTGSCAAMWKKQLDQRLTTGGAAEPAEWMTVLALACICLEKNRKKRPAISEVFEKLKDVHNLVTGTNSSSSSLHHPLPPHPHYSSPSLPRPSMSINSRVEALSKKISKLGPLEDPARPTQPSSSCVGPCETDESQGFSQFRSDRTSSTSLSTRDQHHCGPSEFTSVPTEDQYNFPPQPSCSNNKPGAWALTGPDDQGQNSARLYGVPEYLSPAGSLQSQSSSLGPSGQNEQKRTELLSSDDLYGEGGAAGSRRPEESDELDYLPAKHD, from the exons ATGTCGGGGGGAGACCCGAGGGGACAGTTTCTCTATAAACTACCGCCCAAAGTCCTCTGGGACTTCTGCCGGGTCATGGACGGACTGTCAGACCTGGACTGGACCAACTTCG cctcggAGGTCCTGTGCGATCAGACCGAAGTGCGATTGGCTGAGAGGAACGAGAGGCGGACCGACTGGGTGATGAACCAATGGAGTAACAGGAACGGTCGAGTCGGGGAGCTGATTGACCTATTAGAGCGTCTGCAGCTGTTCCGACCCCAAGATGTCATCCTCAGCT ggacATCCGTTCTGAAGCCGGTCtcgccccccccaccccctcctgaattctcttcctctcagttCGACCCCCCTCCCAAACCATCTGTGGCCCCGTCCACTGAGAGCACCCGCAGACTGACag aagataaaggaggaggaagaccaCTCCCGCGACCTGCCCCGCCCCCCTCCAATCTGCGGTCTGAATGCCACTCATCACACCCAGag GCAACCCCGGTGGTAGTGTGTGGCAGCGGAGGCGGGGTGATGTGCTGGTCATATGACGAGGTTCATGCTCGGACACATGGGTTCTCCACCTCCCTGCAGGTGGGCGAGGGGGGGTTTGGAGTTGTTTACAGAGCGACTCTGGGAAACACAGATTGCGCCGTCAAGAGACTTAAACag GACTGTGTGTTGGACTTGACTTTTCTGAAACAAACTTTCCAGACAGAAGTGGAGAAACTTTCAAA gttcagaCATCCAAACATCGTGGATCTGCTCGGTGTCTGTGAAGGAGGAGGATCGTTGTGTCTCATCTACAGCTACATGGACAACAGatcactggaggagcagctaCACaac TGTGATGTCCTCACCTGGTGTCAGAGACTCAGTATTGTTAAAGATGTGTCTTCAGCATTGGCGTTTCTCCACTCCCCCCCCGACAGACACGCACCGCTTATTCACGGAGACGTCAAGAG ctCTAACATCCTGTTGGACCGCCACCTGGTGGCAAAGCTGGCAGACTTCGGTCTGGCTCGGTTTGGGTCTAGCAAGTCAACGAGAAGCCCTGCCACTCGGACGGTGTCAGTGGGTAAAACAGAGACGGTCAGAGGAACGCTGGCGTATCTGCCTGACGAGTATGTGAGGAAGGGAGAGCTGGGGACCGAGGTGGATGTCTACAGCTTTGGAGTG gtgtTGTTGGAGGTGTTGACTGGACGTCGTGCTCTGGAGAGAGACGGGAAGTCAGGAGAGAGATACCTG AAAGACCTGGTGGAGGAGGTTGAGGACAGTCTGACTGGCTCGTGTGCAGCAATGTGGAAGAAGCAGCTGGACCAGCGGCTAACAACAG GGGGCGCTGCAGAGCCTGCTGAGTGGATGACTGTGTTGGCTCTGGCCTGCATCTGTTTGGAAAAGAACAGGAAGAAGAGGCCGGCGATAAGCGAG GTCTTTGAAAAACTCAAGGATGTCCACAACCTGGTGACAGGGAccaactcttcctcctcttccctccatcACCCTCTTCCCCCTCACCCTCATTACTCCTCCCCGTCCCTCCCCCGTCCCTCTATGTCCATCAACTCCAGAGTAGAAGCTCTATCCAAAAAGATCTCCAAACTGGGACCACTGGAGGACCCCGCCCGGCCAACCCAGCCCTCCTCCTCTTGTGTTGGCCCCTGTGAGACTGATGAGAGTCAAGGATTCTCTCAGTTCAGATCAGACAGGACCAGCTCCACCTCTCTGTCCACCAGAGACCAGCATCACTGTGGCCCCTCAGAGTTCACGTCTGTCCCCACTGAGGACCAGTACAACTTCCCTCCTCAGCCAAGCTGCTCCAACAACAAGCCAGGGGCCTGGGCTCTCACAGGGCCTGACGACCAAGGTCAGAACTCAGCGCGGCTTTACGGTGTCCCAGAATACCTCTCTCCTGCAGGGTCCCTGCAGTCGCAGTCCTCGTCCCTGGGGCCCTCAG gtCAGAACGAGCAGAAGAGGACGGAGCTTCTTTCGTCTGATGACCTCT ATGGAGAGGGCGGGGCTGCGGGCTCCAGACGACCCGAGGAGAGCGATGAGCTCGATTACCTTCCTGCCAAACACGACTGA
- the irak1 gene encoding interleukin-1 receptor-associated kinase 1 isoform X4, whose amino-acid sequence MSGGDPRGQFLYKLPPKVLWDFCRVMDGLSDLDWTNFASEVLCDQTEVRLAERNERRTDWVMNQWSNRNGRVGELIDLLERLQLFRPQDVILSWTSVLKPVSPPPPPPEFSSSQFDPPPKPSVAPSTESTRRLTDKGGGRPLPRPAPPPSNLRSECHSSHPEATPVVVCGSGGGVMCWSYDEVHARTHGFSTSLQVGEGGFGVVYRATLGNTDCAVKRLKQDCVLDLTFLKQTFQTEVEKLSKFRHPNIVDLLGVCEGGGSLCLIYSYMDNRSLEEQLHNCDVLTWCQRLSIVKDVSSALAFLHSPPDRHAPLIHGDVKSSNILLDRHLVAKLADFGLARFGSSKSTRSPATRTVSVGKTETVRGTLAYLPDEYVRKGELGTEVDVYSFGVVLLEVLTGRRALERDGKSGERYLKDLVEEVEDSLTGSCAAMWKKQLDQRLTTGGAAEPAEWMTVLALACICLEKNRKKRPAISEVFEKLKDVHNLVTGTNSSSSSLHHPLPPHPHYSSPSLPRPSMSINSRVEALSKKISKLGPLEDPARPTQPSSSCVGPCETDESQGFSQFRSDRTSSTSLSTRDQHHCGPSEFTSVPTEDQYNFPPQPSCSNNKPGAWALTGPDDQGQNSARLYGVPEYLSPAGSLQSQSSSLGPSGQNEQKRTELLSSDDLYGEGGAAGSRRPEESDELDYLPAKHD is encoded by the exons ATGTCGGGGGGAGACCCGAGGGGACAGTTTCTCTATAAACTACCGCCCAAAGTCCTCTGGGACTTCTGCCGGGTCATGGACGGACTGTCAGACCTGGACTGGACCAACTTCG cctcggAGGTCCTGTGCGATCAGACCGAAGTGCGATTGGCTGAGAGGAACGAGAGGCGGACCGACTGGGTGATGAACCAATGGAGTAACAGGAACGGTCGAGTCGGGGAGCTGATTGACCTATTAGAGCGTCTGCAGCTGTTCCGACCCCAAGATGTCATCCTCAGCT ggacATCCGTTCTGAAGCCGGTCtcgccccccccaccccctcctgaattctcttcctctcagttCGACCCCCCTCCCAAACCATCTGTGGCCCCGTCCACTGAGAGCACCCGCAGACTGACag ataaaggaggaggaagaccaCTCCCGCGACCTGCCCCGCCCCCCTCCAATCTGCGGTCTGAATGCCACTCATCACACCCAGag GCAACCCCGGTGGTAGTGTGTGGCAGCGGAGGCGGGGTGATGTGCTGGTCATATGACGAGGTTCATGCTCGGACACATGGGTTCTCCACCTCCCTGCAGGTGGGCGAGGGGGGGTTTGGAGTTGTTTACAGAGCGACTCTGGGAAACACAGATTGCGCCGTCAAGAGACTTAAACag GACTGTGTGTTGGACTTGACTTTTCTGAAACAAACTTTCCAGACAGAAGTGGAGAAACTTTCAAA gttcagaCATCCAAACATCGTGGATCTGCTCGGTGTCTGTGAAGGAGGAGGATCGTTGTGTCTCATCTACAGCTACATGGACAACAGatcactggaggagcagctaCACaac TGTGATGTCCTCACCTGGTGTCAGAGACTCAGTATTGTTAAAGATGTGTCTTCAGCATTGGCGTTTCTCCACTCCCCCCCCGACAGACACGCACCGCTTATTCACGGAGACGTCAAGAG ctCTAACATCCTGTTGGACCGCCACCTGGTGGCAAAGCTGGCAGACTTCGGTCTGGCTCGGTTTGGGTCTAGCAAGTCAACGAGAAGCCCTGCCACTCGGACGGTGTCAGTGGGTAAAACAGAGACGGTCAGAGGAACGCTGGCGTATCTGCCTGACGAGTATGTGAGGAAGGGAGAGCTGGGGACCGAGGTGGATGTCTACAGCTTTGGAGTG gtgtTGTTGGAGGTGTTGACTGGACGTCGTGCTCTGGAGAGAGACGGGAAGTCAGGAGAGAGATACCTG AAAGACCTGGTGGAGGAGGTTGAGGACAGTCTGACTGGCTCGTGTGCAGCAATGTGGAAGAAGCAGCTGGACCAGCGGCTAACAACAG GGGGCGCTGCAGAGCCTGCTGAGTGGATGACTGTGTTGGCTCTGGCCTGCATCTGTTTGGAAAAGAACAGGAAGAAGAGGCCGGCGATAAGCGAG GTCTTTGAAAAACTCAAGGATGTCCACAACCTGGTGACAGGGAccaactcttcctcctcttccctccatcACCCTCTTCCCCCTCACCCTCATTACTCCTCCCCGTCCCTCCCCCGTCCCTCTATGTCCATCAACTCCAGAGTAGAAGCTCTATCCAAAAAGATCTCCAAACTGGGACCACTGGAGGACCCCGCCCGGCCAACCCAGCCCTCCTCCTCTTGTGTTGGCCCCTGTGAGACTGATGAGAGTCAAGGATTCTCTCAGTTCAGATCAGACAGGACCAGCTCCACCTCTCTGTCCACCAGAGACCAGCATCACTGTGGCCCCTCAGAGTTCACGTCTGTCCCCACTGAGGACCAGTACAACTTCCCTCCTCAGCCAAGCTGCTCCAACAACAAGCCAGGGGCCTGGGCTCTCACAGGGCCTGACGACCAAGGTCAGAACTCAGCGCGGCTTTACGGTGTCCCAGAATACCTCTCTCCTGCAGGGTCCCTGCAGTCGCAGTCCTCGTCCCTGGGGCCCTCAG gtCAGAACGAGCAGAAGAGGACGGAGCTTCTTTCGTCTGATGACCTCT ATGGAGAGGGCGGGGCTGCGGGCTCCAGACGACCCGAGGAGAGCGATGAGCTCGATTACCTTCCTGCCAAACACGACTGA
- the irak1 gene encoding interleukin-1 receptor-associated kinase 1 isoform X1, with amino-acid sequence MSGGDPRGQFLYKLPPKVLWDFCRVMDGLSDLDWTNFASEVLCDQTEVRLAERNERRTDWVMNQWSNRNGRVGELIDLLERLQLFRPQDVILSWTSVLKPVSPPPPPPEFSSSQFDPPPKPSVAPSTESTRRLTEDKGGGRPLPRPAPPPSNLRSECHSSHPEATPVVVCGSGGGVMCWSYDEVHARTHGFSTSLQVGEGGFGVVYRATLGNTDCAVKRLKQDCVLDLTFLKQTFQTEVEKLSKFRHPNIVDLLGVCEGGGSLCLIYSYMDNRSLEEQLHNQCDVLTWCQRLSIVKDVSSALAFLHSPPDRHAPLIHGDVKSSNILLDRHLVAKLADFGLARFGSSKSTRSPATRTVSVGKTETVRGTLAYLPDEYVRKGELGTEVDVYSFGVVLLEVLTGRRALERDGKSGERYLKDLVEEVEDSLTGSCAAMWKKQLDQRLTTGGAAEPAEWMTVLALACICLEKNRKKRPAISEVFEKLKDVHNLVTGTNSSSSSLHHPLPPHPHYSSPSLPRPSMSINSRVEALSKKISKLGPLEDPARPTQPSSSCVGPCETDESQGFSQFRSDRTSSTSLSTRDQHHCGPSEFTSVPTEDQYNFPPQPSCSNNKPGAWALTGPDDQGQNSARLYGVPEYLSPAGSLQSQSSSLGPSGQNEQKRTELLSSDDLYGEGGAAGSRRPEESDELDYLPAKHD; translated from the exons ATGTCGGGGGGAGACCCGAGGGGACAGTTTCTCTATAAACTACCGCCCAAAGTCCTCTGGGACTTCTGCCGGGTCATGGACGGACTGTCAGACCTGGACTGGACCAACTTCG cctcggAGGTCCTGTGCGATCAGACCGAAGTGCGATTGGCTGAGAGGAACGAGAGGCGGACCGACTGGGTGATGAACCAATGGAGTAACAGGAACGGTCGAGTCGGGGAGCTGATTGACCTATTAGAGCGTCTGCAGCTGTTCCGACCCCAAGATGTCATCCTCAGCT ggacATCCGTTCTGAAGCCGGTCtcgccccccccaccccctcctgaattctcttcctctcagttCGACCCCCCTCCCAAACCATCTGTGGCCCCGTCCACTGAGAGCACCCGCAGACTGACag aagataaaggaggaggaagaccaCTCCCGCGACCTGCCCCGCCCCCCTCCAATCTGCGGTCTGAATGCCACTCATCACACCCAGag GCAACCCCGGTGGTAGTGTGTGGCAGCGGAGGCGGGGTGATGTGCTGGTCATATGACGAGGTTCATGCTCGGACACATGGGTTCTCCACCTCCCTGCAGGTGGGCGAGGGGGGGTTTGGAGTTGTTTACAGAGCGACTCTGGGAAACACAGATTGCGCCGTCAAGAGACTTAAACag GACTGTGTGTTGGACTTGACTTTTCTGAAACAAACTTTCCAGACAGAAGTGGAGAAACTTTCAAA gttcagaCATCCAAACATCGTGGATCTGCTCGGTGTCTGTGAAGGAGGAGGATCGTTGTGTCTCATCTACAGCTACATGGACAACAGatcactggaggagcagctaCACaac cagTGTGATGTCCTCACCTGGTGTCAGAGACTCAGTATTGTTAAAGATGTGTCTTCAGCATTGGCGTTTCTCCACTCCCCCCCCGACAGACACGCACCGCTTATTCACGGAGACGTCAAGAG ctCTAACATCCTGTTGGACCGCCACCTGGTGGCAAAGCTGGCAGACTTCGGTCTGGCTCGGTTTGGGTCTAGCAAGTCAACGAGAAGCCCTGCCACTCGGACGGTGTCAGTGGGTAAAACAGAGACGGTCAGAGGAACGCTGGCGTATCTGCCTGACGAGTATGTGAGGAAGGGAGAGCTGGGGACCGAGGTGGATGTCTACAGCTTTGGAGTG gtgtTGTTGGAGGTGTTGACTGGACGTCGTGCTCTGGAGAGAGACGGGAAGTCAGGAGAGAGATACCTG AAAGACCTGGTGGAGGAGGTTGAGGACAGTCTGACTGGCTCGTGTGCAGCAATGTGGAAGAAGCAGCTGGACCAGCGGCTAACAACAG GGGGCGCTGCAGAGCCTGCTGAGTGGATGACTGTGTTGGCTCTGGCCTGCATCTGTTTGGAAAAGAACAGGAAGAAGAGGCCGGCGATAAGCGAG GTCTTTGAAAAACTCAAGGATGTCCACAACCTGGTGACAGGGAccaactcttcctcctcttccctccatcACCCTCTTCCCCCTCACCCTCATTACTCCTCCCCGTCCCTCCCCCGTCCCTCTATGTCCATCAACTCCAGAGTAGAAGCTCTATCCAAAAAGATCTCCAAACTGGGACCACTGGAGGACCCCGCCCGGCCAACCCAGCCCTCCTCCTCTTGTGTTGGCCCCTGTGAGACTGATGAGAGTCAAGGATTCTCTCAGTTCAGATCAGACAGGACCAGCTCCACCTCTCTGTCCACCAGAGACCAGCATCACTGTGGCCCCTCAGAGTTCACGTCTGTCCCCACTGAGGACCAGTACAACTTCCCTCCTCAGCCAAGCTGCTCCAACAACAAGCCAGGGGCCTGGGCTCTCACAGGGCCTGACGACCAAGGTCAGAACTCAGCGCGGCTTTACGGTGTCCCAGAATACCTCTCTCCTGCAGGGTCCCTGCAGTCGCAGTCCTCGTCCCTGGGGCCCTCAG gtCAGAACGAGCAGAAGAGGACGGAGCTTCTTTCGTCTGATGACCTCT ATGGAGAGGGCGGGGCTGCGGGCTCCAGACGACCCGAGGAGAGCGATGAGCTCGATTACCTTCCTGCCAAACACGACTGA